The genomic region CATCGGCGGCATGAAGCGTCAAATGGATCCGCGTTCGCCCACGAAGGCCGGTCAGCTGCGCCGGAATAACACGTGTGTCGTTGAACACCAGTACGTCATCGGGACGCAGAAGATCGGGCAACGAATGGACTGCCGAATCCTGAATTCGCGGCCCAACCACAAGCAGTCGCGCACTGTCGCGTGGATCCGCGGGTCGCTCCGCGATCAGATTGGGCGGCAACTCGAAATCATAGGATTCCAGCGAGGCGGCGGTCGCCGGCGGATCACGGTCGAGCCGTCTGGTGTTCGATGTTGGCATGGGCGTCGCGTTGCTCGATTTGACCCGGTGCGGAAAACTAGCTCTTTCTCGCAATAAATTGCACCAACCAAACATTATGATGCGCGTGGAATCTGAACCGTCGCTTGGTCTATAAGGGCGCGACTATTGTCAGGGCCGGAAAAGAATGAGCGCGCAACCAATTCGTGTCGAAACACCCTCGGGAAAGGGCGCGGGAGACGAGAATTTCCCGGTTGGCTCCATGCTTCTGCCGGCGCGCCTTCGACCGCATGTCGCGAAGTATTATGCCTTCGCGCGAGCGATCGATGACATCGCGGACAACCCCGATCTCGCGCCTGAGGACAAAGTGGCCCGGCTCGACGGTTTCGACAAGGCGCTGATCGGAGAAATTGATGACGAACCCGCCTTTGCGAAAGCCTATGCGATACGAATGAGCTGCGCCGAGACCAATGTCCCGATCGCGCATTGCCGCGACCTCATCGTCGCGTTCAAGCAGGATGCCGTGAAGCTGCGCTATCGGGACTGGGATGACCTTATGGGATATTGCAACAATTCGGCGTCGCCGGTCGGAAGATACCTGCTCGACTTGCACGGAGAATCGCGGGACCACTACCGCTACTCCGACGCCCTCTGCAATGCCCTTCAGGTCATCAACCATCTCCAGGATTGCCAGGATGACTATCGGAACCTCGATCGGGTCTATTTGCCGGAGCCGTGGCTAATAGAAGCCGGAGCAACGGTCGCGGACCTGGGCGGCACGCAGTCCAATGCCGGCGTGCGGCAGACCATAGAACGATGCCTCACCTACACCGAACGCCTCATGACCGACGCCAGGCGGCTGCCGGGCGTGCTGCGCAACCGGCGTTTAGCCTACGAATCTTCGGCTATCGTGAGGTTGGCCGACACACTGATCGATCGCCTCCATC from Alphaproteobacteria bacterium harbors:
- the hpnC gene encoding squalene synthase HpnC, whose product is MSAQPIRVETPSGKGAGDENFPVGSMLLPARLRPHVAKYYAFARAIDDIADNPDLAPEDKVARLDGFDKALIGEIDDEPAFAKAYAIRMSCAETNVPIAHCRDLIVAFKQDAVKLRYRDWDDLMGYCNNSASPVGRYLLDLHGESRDHYRYSDALCNALQVINHLQDCQDDYRNLDRVYLPEPWLIEAGATVADLGGTQSNAGVRQTIERCLTYTERLMTDARRLPGVLRNRRLAYESSAIVRLADTLIDRLHRQDPLARRVELSKPHFLWCVAMGIARALLNRADRSKRHGEGL